From Methanofollis sp., a single genomic window includes:
- a CDS encoding peptidylprolyl isomerase codes for MIIPAACLLLAALMLVAGCTGTAEKPRAAPGDNVSVEYTGSFLNGTVFDSSVGRAPLTFTLGKGKMIPGFDKAVTGLAVNESVNVTIPVEEAYGEYNSTLVISMPRESLPADTGTGQRFVFPNIDSKHVYTVTAVNETALTLNGNHPLAGKDLRFSITLLSLQKVAA; via the coding sequence ATGATCATTCCGGCAGCCTGTCTTCTTCTGGCGGCCCTGATGCTGGTCGCGGGATGCACGGGTACGGCCGAAAAGCCGAGGGCCGCTCCGGGCGACAACGTCTCTGTCGAATATACGGGTTCATTCCTGAATGGGACGGTCTTTGATTCCTCGGTCGGCCGCGCCCCCCTCACCTTCACCCTCGGAAAAGGCAAGATGATCCCCGGCTTCGATAAGGCCGTTACCGGCCTTGCCGTGAACGAGTCGGTGAACGTGACAATCCCGGTGGAAGAAGCGTATGGTGAGTACAACTCTACGCTTGTCATTTCCATGCCGCGGGAAAGTCTTCCGGCCGATACGGGCACGGGCCAGAGATTCGTCTTCCCGAATATCGACAGCAAACATGTTTACACTGTTACTGCCGTGAACGAGACCGCTCTCACGCTCAACGGGAACCATCCCCTTGCCGGCAAGGACCTCAGGTTCTCGATCACACTCCTCTCCCTGCAGAAAGTCGCGGCATGA